A genomic region of Vespa crabro chromosome 19, iyVesCrab1.2, whole genome shotgun sequence contains the following coding sequences:
- the LOC124430913 gene encoding eukaryotic translation initiation factor 3 subunit C-like has protein sequence MSRFFANGSDSESDSTSEEEQVQRVPTTAFTFSDEEEETKRVVRSTKEKRYEEIANLIKLIRNYKKIKDMSSMLSSFEDLMRAYQKALPVIAKEESGQTPRFYIRCLVEMEDFINEVWEDREGRRNMSKNNSKSLTSLRQKLRKYNKDFEEDIGKFRENPDQDDDEDDDKGEEAVESEEEEDSALVFKKGSSEVSEPDISKFKKSMADGEDGSESETDWGSDSESESTSSDDEGQYQNYRERFIKKAADKEDDEDKVKRKEQRKERKEKERKKKKDEDDGEGEWETVKGGVAIPSEKPKMFAKDAEINISAVLKKLSEVIAARGKKRTDRREQIELLHELQSIADAHNLGPAVAVKIKFSIVSSIFDYNPKVSDAMKPEYWSKILERITEMLDMLLSTSDMMISETVSEDAEEYENAPYKLHGCVLTLVERLDEEFTKLLKECDPHSNEYVERLKDEKQVASIIDKVQEYLERQGTVSELCRVYLRKIEHLYYKFDPNVLKQKEGELGSEVMTSVQVMEKLCRYIYAHDNTDRLRTRAILSHIYHHAHHDNWFRARDLMLMSHLQETIQHSDPATQILHNRTMAHLGLCAFRHANIKDAHNCLVDLMVTGKVKELLAQGLLPQRQHERSKEQEKIEKQRQMPFHMHINLELLECVYLVSAMLIEIPYMAAHEFDARRRMISKTFYQQLRSSERQSLVGPPESMREHVVAAAKAMRNGNWSACNNFIINEKMNAKVWDLFYQADKVRTMLTRLIKEESLRTYLFTYSHVYDSISMPKLAEMFELKRSVAHSIISKMIINEELMASLDDPTETVVMHRSEPSRLQSLALQLSDKVNNFVDSNERIFEMKQGNFFSRGNQGNFRDRQNYNRQGQDWGRQRRDRDRDRNREENRNY, from the exons ATGAGTCGATTTTTTGCTAATGGTTCAGATTCTGAATCTGATAGCACATCTGAAGAAGAGCAGGTTCAAAGAGTACCAACTACAGCATTTACT TTTagcgatgaagaagaagaaacaaagcgTGTTGTACGTTCAactaaggaaaaaagatatgaagAAATTGCTAATCTTATTAAACTCATAAGGAACTATAAAAAGATCAAAGATATGAGTAGTATGCTTTCTA gTTTCGAAGATTTGATGCGAGCTTATCAAAAAGCTTTGCCTGTAatagcaaaagaagaaagtggTCAGACACCACGTTTTTATATTAGATGTTTAGTAGAGATGGAAGATTTCATCAATGAAGTATGGGAAGATCGTGAAGGACGTAGAAATATGTCTAAAAACAATTCTAAATCGTTAACTTCTCTACGTCAAAAGCTTCGTAAATACAATAAAGACTTTGAAGAAGATATTGGAAAATTTAGAGAAAATCCAGAtcaagatgatgatgaagatgatgataaaG gTGAAGAAGCTGTGGAatcggaagaagaagaagacagtGCTCTAGTATTCAAAAAGGGTAGTTCAGAAGTTAGTGAACCTGACATATCTAAATTTAag aagAGTATGGCTGATGGTGAGGATGGTAGTGAGAGTGAAACTGATTGGGGCAGTGATTCAGAGAGTGAAAGTACAAGTAGCGACGATGAGGGACAATATCAAAATTACCGAGAACGATTTATTAAGAA aGCTGCAGataaagaagatgatgaagataaagtaaaacgaaaagaacagagaaaagaacgtaaagaaaaagaacgaaagaagaagaaagatgaagatgatggAGAAGGAGAATGGGAGACAGTCAAGGGTGGTGTTGCCATTCCTTCAGAAAAGCCAAAAATGTTTGCAAAAGATgccgaaataaatatatctgctGTTTTAAAGAAACTTTCCGAAGTAATTGCAGCTCGTGGGAAAAAACGTACAGATCGACGTGAACAAATAGAATTATTACATGAGTTACAGTCTATTGCTGATGCCCATAACCTTGGACCAGCTGTAGcagttaaaattaaattttccattgtttcatctatttttgattataatcCTAAAGTATCTGATGCAATGAAGCCGGAATATTGGTCTAA AATATTAGAGCGTATTACAGAAATGCTTGACATGTTATTGAGTACATCAGATATGATGATCTCAGAAACTGTCTCAGAAGATGCAGAAGAATATGAAAATGCTCCATATAAATTACATGGTTGTGTTTTAACATTGGTAGAAAGACTTGATGAAGAATTTACCAAACTATTGAAAGAATGTGATCCACATAGCAATGAATATGTAGAAAG ATTGAAGGACGAAAAACAAGTTGCATCAATTATAGACAAAGTTCAGGAATATCTTGAAAGACAAGGAACTGTGTCAGAACTTTGTCGAGTTTATTTACGTAAAATTGAACActtgtattataaatttgatccGAATGTTCTTAAGCAAAAGGAG GGAGAACTTGGATCGGAGGTAATGACATCAGTACAAGTGATGGAGAAACTTTGCAGATATATTTATGCTCATGATAATACTGATAGGCTGAGGACACGAGCCATTCTTTCACATATTTATCATCATGCACATCACGATAATTGGTTTCGTGCTAGAGATCTTATGTTAATGTCACATTTACAAGAAACGATTCAACATTCCGATCCAGCTACTCAG ATATTACATAATCGTACAATGGCACATCTGGGATTGTGTGCTTTTCGTCATGCAAATATTAAAGATGCACATAATTGTCTCGTTGATCTTATGGTGACTGGAAAAGTGAAGGAACTTTTAGCACAAGGTTTGCTTCCACAGCGACAGCATGAACGAAGcaaggaacaagaaaaaatagaaaagcaaAGACAAATGCCATTTCATATGCATATTAATTTAGAACTTTTAGAATGTGTTTATCTTGTCTCTGCAATGCTTATCGAAATTCCTTATATGGCTG CACATGAGTTTGAtgcaagaagaagaatgatatCAAAAACTTTTTATCAACAATTGAGATCAAGCGAACGCCAATCATTGGTTGGACCACCAGAATCTATGAGAGAACATGTTGTTGCAGCAGCAAAAGCAATGCGTAATGGAAATTGGTCTGCCTGCAATAATTTCATCATTAATGAGAAAATGAATGCAAAG gtttGGGATTTATTTTATCAGGCTGATAAAGTACGCACAATGCTTACGagattaataaaagaagaatcattgagaacttatttatttacatattcgcATGTTTATGATTCTATTTCAATGCCTAAACTCGCAGAAATGTTCGAATTAAAACGATCAGTTGCTCATTCCATTATTAGTAAGATGATTATTAACGAAGAGTTAatg GCTTCTTTGGATGATCCAACAGAAACTGTTGTAATGCATCGAAGTGAACCTAGTCGTTTACAATCACTTGCATTACAACTTAGTgacaaagtaaataatttcgtAGATTCTAATGAACGTATTTTTGAAATGAAACAAG GCAACTTCTTTTCGAGAGGAAATCAAGGAAACTTTCGTGATCGTCAAAATTATAATCGACAAGGACAAGATTGGGGAAGACAGAGACGCGATCGTGATCGTGATCGTAATCGAGAAGAAAACcgaaattattga
- the LOC124430914 gene encoding vacuolar protein sorting-associated protein 33B has translation MDITIHDRLNALQQISQRKFIEILDIIPGTKDLIIEQKLIKILDSFIGVTTLKRYEVDKIYKLEQGLKLSNSQRIFLVSSNLTSCKRVLDQIQSEISHITSHVQVCHHLLVVPFIPTVLHTLIEEEGLSGLITIYPLSYELIRLDGNILSFENSLFTDLYYYKDGTLLPAMARNLWSLYLVLGSPKLILSFGKYSQQILRFIESIKQSVKSCKTENEIGAFILMDRSYDKVTTLLTPVTYSSLLNEVFDINVGVIYTGKTQRKLDPDKDQIYGEVRDIPCSNVFPILHEKTKSLKSEQEAIETMKLAEMGQYITTKLQKSRDMTQQLVFHISACRTIVDTLGSEFQTLQSIEKLILERKGRKECLNYIERNIDENPLKCLRLLCLLSICNDGIASSDLQSIQKLHLHAHGYKNIPLFYKLQNVGLLKIKTESGINRLTDQSNEWTSNVQRLKLLPNNTKHIESKGSTCPSYVFHNAYIPLIAQILNIVVNQEKESKNFDEILKLPDSVMNGQRGILSPKIIVICIIGGISNAEIAACRLIEKSMGIKLVLVSDSIITGNKLIEKIQEI, from the exons atggATATAACAATACACGATAGACTTAATGCTTTGCAACAAATTAGTCaacgaaaatttattgaaatattagatataattcCTGGTacaaaagatttaataatagaaCAGAAACTTATAAAAATACTTGATAGCTTTATAGGAGTCACCACACTCAA acgataTGAAGTtgacaaaatatataagttGGAGCAAGGATTAAAACTGTCAAATAGTCAACGTATATTTCTAGTGTCTAGTAATTTAACTTCTTGTAAAAGAGTACTGGATCAAATTCAATCAGAAATATCTCATATTACATCCCATGTACAGGTCTGTCATCATTTATTAGTTGTACCATTTATTCCTACTGTATTGCATACattaatagaagaagaag GACTCAGTggattaattacaatatatccATTAAGTTATGAGTTAATACGATTAgatggaaatattttatcatttgaaaattcattatttacggacttatattattataaagatgGGACTCTTCTACCTGCAATGGCACGTAATTTGTGGTCATTATATCTTGTGCTTGGTTCACCCAAACTTATATTGTCTTTTGGAAAATATAGTCAACAAATTTTAAGATTTATTGAATCCATAAAACAGTCTGTAAAATCTTGTAAAACGGAAAATGAAATTGgtgcttttattttaatggatAGAAGTTACGATAAAGTTACTACACTGTTGACACCAGTAACATACTCAAGTTTATTAAATGAAGTTTTTGACATAAATGTGGGTGTGATATATACTGGTAAAACACAAAGAAAGTTAGATCCTGATAAAGACCAAATATATGGAGAAGTTCGTGATATACCCTGTAGTAATGTCTTCCCAATATTACATGAAAAAACCAAATCACTCAAAt CTGAACAGGAGGCAATAGAAACAATGAAACTTGCTGAAATGGGACAatatataacaacaaaattacaaaaatcaaGAGATATGACACAACAATTAGTTTTTCATATATCAGCTTGTCGAACAATTGTAGACACATTAGGATCTGAGTTTCAAACGTTACAAAGCATTGAAAAATTGATACTTGAAcgtaaaggaaggaaagagtgTTTGAACTATATTGAGAGAAATATag atGAAAATCCATTGAAATGTTTACGTCTTTTGTGTCTCTTATCCATTTGTAATGATGGCATTGCTTCTTCAGATTTACAATCCATTCAGAAATTACACCTTCATGCCCATGGTTACAAAAATAttccattattttataaattgcaGAATGTTggtttattgaaaattaaaacagAAAGTGGTATTAATAGATTAACAGATCAAAGTAATGAATGGACTAGTAATGTACAACGTTTGAAACTTTTACCAAATAATACAAAACATATTGAATCAAAAGGTTCTACATGTCCCAGCTATGTTTTTCATAATGCTTACATACCACTTATA GcacaaattttaaatattgtcgttaatcaagaaaaagaaagcaaaaatttTGATGAAATATTGAAGTTACCAGATTCTGTTATGAATGGTCAGCGTGGTATACTGTCaccaaaaataattgtaatttgtattattggAGGTATCTCTAATGCAGAAATAGCTGCATGCAGACTTATAGAAAAATCGATGGGTATTAAACTTGTTCTCGTAAGTGATAGTATAATAACTGGTAATAAACTTATAGAAAAGatacaagaaatataa
- the LOC124430911 gene encoding uncharacterized protein LOC124430911 produces the protein MADAWSSDTTSDCCIECFSDIMSEKSEYVIVGQKPCSSHRRSKRHFLQKLFVREIRGCLSLHSYASEERLFATVPSWRHLPLLHVIPKSALEAGHIVMGLTQCGQFLLTYTYMLDVSDNTSLYKYLLHWWAFTPNRVARKVAEVTLFGNYTIYRELSIVISQWPMERNKLVIHGLCQHWLHLQPTDRAYLTITTVPSLDNCRDCLKVAASYEEEGEDLAENWDGCVRCNCLQHGLTVHTTYEVMSPYPRFRASVCLNYWNYVVVNTGNFLHVLRVDLDIPKHKNQKTFDKQDTVVPDTVPLEMSDIEEIDFSKTESYGNSHDKVGTLECSINKSPRLEPAIDHEFIDELSKLDDRLGRELPLNTSSSNQSNCVCDISKSTDALSIKLCECSDTIECKCQNQSPVSRIEQQAISVRDKILQDFCEDMSQELNIGSDLITLVKHPSCSPRSTPQRLPPDLRAMAWSSPIFTPPSDILRTRNSESSHKSTGVSKNIRNQRANSPQPGASQDNNVTSINSPLHSISISPSSSHSSRLMSPPTTRFLHHPTSRKQTNMHSPPPIINSTQSRTRATHKLILEAEKAYEFTDEAQETCEKLSSFRKRRLADKKYEFCDEIEDAENIVPFKHIRDQFKHRACSIHQISSSPTMSPVLSNGKRHWVDSDQSETDEFNTPQDILCNDLSPVETNEKNVLRPLNQNQLTNGSVQRDRFGKFCSNSPLVPKINLQYPSIKCTAHFRRSYIELDDEMISVITDVEDEETGGYVSYQCVLPMHVHGSGYVQMQMISNSKAEKLAVPYVSINQLSFDIETFSHHIADWICARFNKKYWHCSDYDIEIIDICALSGDIICLLIMKIQASELCNQTQCTQERKQYEVGCKFTWNIDSSEYRITDVLPMEEVRLDSLKNNPIQTPNFRSGSLWNPTRRLAPQLREKIQQPYAHTVRFLHNEMALAGESITRLNDLDNLVEFYITPIPNYPLIE, from the exons ATGGCGGACGCATGGTCTTCCGACACTACCTCAGATTGTTGTATTGAATGTTTCTCTGATATTATGTCCGAAAAATCAGAATACGTTATCGTCGGTCAAAAACCTTGTTCATCTCATCGTCGAAGTAAAAGACATTTCTtgcaaaaattatttgtaagaGAA atCAGAGGTTGTTTGTCATTGCATAGCTATGCTTCTGAAGAAAGACTGTTCGCAACTGTACCCTCTTGGAGACACTTGCCTCTTTTGCATGTCATCCCAAAATCAGCTCTCGAAGCAgg GCATATTGTTATGGGATTGACACAGTGCGGTCAATTTTtgttaacatatacatatatgttggATGTTAGTGATAATACttctttgtataaatatttgttacatTGGTGGGCATTTACGCCAAATCGTGTAGCTCGTAAAGTGGCAGAAGTTACACTTTTTGGAAATTATACTATTTATAGAGAGCTTAGTATAGTAATATCGCAATGGCCAATGGAACGAAATAAACTAGTAATACATGGTCTTTG CCAACATTGGTTACATCTACAACCTACGGATAGAGCATACTTAACAATAACTACAGTACCTTCTCTTGACAACTGTAGAGATTGTTTAAAAGTTGCTGCGTcatatgaagaagaaggagaag aCTTAGCTGAAAATTGGGATGGATGTGTACGCTGTAACTGTTTGCAACATGGACTCACTGTTCACACAACTTACGAAGTTATGTCACCATACCCAAGATTTCGAGCTTCTGTGTGTTTAAATTATTGGAATTATGTAGTGGTTAATACAGGAAATTTTTTACATGTGCTTAGGGTAGATTTGGACATTCCAAAGCACAAAAATCAGAAGACATTTGATAAACAAGACACTGTAGTTCCAGATACTGTGCCACTAGAGATGAGTGATATTGAAGAGATAGATTTTTCAAAGACAGAATCTTATGGAAATTCCCATGACAAAGTAGGTACTTTAGAGTGTTCAATCAATAAGTCTCCTCGACTGGAGCCTGCTATTGATCATGAGTTTATAGATGAGTTGAGTAAGTTAGATGATAGATTAGGGCGTGAATTACCATTAAATACCTCAAGCAGTAATCAAAGCAACTGTGTCTGTGATATAAGTAAATCTACTGATGCTTTAAGTATTAAATTATGTGAGTGTTCAGATACCATTGAATGTAAGTGTCAAAATCAAAGTCCTGTTTCTCGCATTGAACAACAAGCTATATCGGTTAGGGATAAAATCTTGCAGGACTTTTGTGAAGACATGTCTCAAGAACTTAATATTGGTAGTGACCTAATTACTTTAGTGAAGCATCCATCGTGTTCTCCAAGATCAACACCCCAAAGGCTTCCTCCTGATCTCAGAGCTATGGCGTGGTCATCGCCTATTTTTACACCACCTTCGGATATTCTAAGAACGCGTAATTCGGAATCTAGTCATAAAAGTACAGGAGTATCAAAGAATATACGTAATCAACGAGCTAATTCTCCACAACCTGGTGCTTCACAAGATAACAATGTAACTTCTATAAATTCTCCGCTTCATTCCATTTCTATAAGTCCATCTTCATCACATTCTTCCCGTTTGATGTCACCTCCCACAACAAGATTTCTTCATCATCCCACTTCGcgtaaacaaacaaacatgcACTCTCCTCCTCCAATTATTAATTCAACACAATCCAGGACAAGAGCTACGCACAAACTTATTCTTGAAGCAGAAAAAGCATATGAATTTACTGATGAAGCACAAGAAACTTGTGAAAAGTTAAGTTCATTCAGAAAGCGCAGACTCgcagataaaaaatatgagtTTTGTGATGAGATAGAAGATGCAGAAAATATAGTTCCTTTTAAACACATACGTGACCAATTCAAGCATCGTGCCTGTTCCATACATCAAATATCTTCCTCTCCAACAATGTCCCCTGTATTGTCTAATGGTAAACGGCATTGGGTAGATTCTGATCAAAGTGAGACTGATGAATTCAATACACCTCAAGATATTTTATGCAATGATTTATCACCTGTTGAAACAA ATGAGAAAAATGTATTACGTCCACTGAATCAAAATCAATTAACAAATGGAAGTGTACAGAGGGACCGATTTGGGAAATTCTGTTCAAATTCACCATTGGTTcctaaaattaatttacaatatcCTTCTATAAAGTGTACTGCACATTTTAGAAGAAGTTATATAGAACTGGATGATGAAATGATATCTGTTATTACTGATGTTGAAG ATGAAGAAACTGGAGGATATGTCAGTTATCAATGTGTACTTCCAATGCATGTTCATGGCTCTGGATATGTACAAATGCAAATGATCAGCAACAGTAAAGCAGAAAAATtg GCAGTACCTTACGTGTCTATAAACCAGTTAAGTTTTGATATTGAGACATTTTCTCATCACATTGCAGATTGGATTTGTGCACGATTCAATAAGAAATACTGGCATTGTAGTGATTatgacattgaaataattgatatcTGTGCCCTTAGTGGTGATATAATTTGTTTACTTATCATGAAAATCCAAGCTAGTGAATTATGTAATCAAACACAATG cactcaagaaagaaaacaatatgaaGTTGGATGTAAATTTACATGGAATATAGATTCAAGTGAATATAGAATAACGGATGTATTACCAATGGAAGAGGTAAGATTGGATTCCTTAAAAAACAATCCTATTCAAACACCAAATTTTCGTTCTGGTTCATTATGGAATCCGACGAGACGATTAGCACCACaattaagagaaaagattCAGCAGCCATATGCTCATACTGTTCGCTTCCTTCATAATGAAATGGCTTTAGCTG GTGAATCTATAACAAGGCTCAATGATTTAGATAATCTGGTCGAATTTTACATTACTCCAATACCGAATTATCCAttaatagaatga